Within Streptomyces sp. SS1-1, the genomic segment TCGGCTTCCTCGGCGGACAGACCGCTCCACTGGACGTGATGCCGCTGCTGTACAGCCAGGCCGCGATCCGGGGCATCGCCGTAGGGCACCGACGCGCCTTCGTGGAGATGAACCGCTGGATCGAGAAGAACGGCCTCGAGCCGGTCATCGATTCGGTCTTCGCCTTCGAGGACGCGCGCCAGGCTTACGAGCGTCTGGAGGAGGGCCCCTTCGGCAAGGTGGTCATCCGGGTCGGCGACGAAGATCAATAGCCCTGTCTGGCCTGATGAAGCGCAGTTCGCGTCATAGGGCTTGTTCCGTGATCCGCCCCCGGTCCTGTCTGCGGCCGGGGGCGGAGTGGCACAAGCGACGCCCGCCGTGGTCGCAGAGCTGGCCGCCAAAGGCGCCGACGTGACAGCGGTGGGCGGTGACGTGGCGGACGAAGACGACATGCGGGCCGCCTTCGATGCCCTGGAAGCGGTCTTCGGCGGCGTCGACGTCGTCGTGAACACCGCCGGCGTCACGCGGTCCCGAGCGACCTGCTGATGGTCACCCGGTCATGATCTGCGGGCGCGGGCGCGCCCCGGCATCAGCTGATGCGCAGGCTCGCGATCAGGCCGTCCCGCAGGACGAAGGTCATGGGCCCGGTGCCGTTGTATCCGTTGCCCGTGACCGTCAGAGTGACGACGTACGTGCCGGGTTCGGGACCGGGCTCGGCGCCCCGTGGTGTGAAGTGCGCCTGCACACCGATGTTGTCCGTGCGGCTCCAGGACCGCACTCCGTCCCGCCCGTGGAACTCCCGCCCCCAGTCGTTGAGATAGGCGTCCTCGGTGAACGCGGCGACGAACGCCTCCTCGTCACCTCGGTTGGTGGCCTCGACGAACACGCTGATGGGGTCGGGAAGAGAAACGTCGGACATGAGGTGCCTTCTTTCGCGGGGGGGGTCAGGGGTGCGGCAGGGACGCGTTCATTGGTCGCTCCACACGCGTGCGCGCAGCCGAGCCCGGTCCACTCGCCGGCCCTGGAGGTACACGGACTCGATCCTGCGCGAGTGCGTGATGTCCACCAGCGGGTCGGCGTCCAGGACGACGAAGTCGGCCCGCTTGCCCGCTTCCAGTGTGCCGCGATCGCCGAGTCCGAGCAGTTCGGCGGAGCGCTGCGTGGCGAGCTGGATGACGGTGAGCGGCGGCAGGCCCGCGGCCACGAGGGCTTCCAGTTCGCGGTGCTCGGCGAAACCCGGCACCTGCGTGAGCAGGCCGGTGTCCGCGGAGAACACCACGCGCACACCCGCGTCCACGAAGGTGCGCAGCGTCTTCTCCATCCGCGCGTAGGCGTCGACGGTGTCGAACAGCGGCTGGGGCGCGTTGCGCCGGATGCGGGCCCTCAGCTCGGCCACGGCCTCGTCGGCGACCAGTTCGCGCAGTGCCGGGTCGTCCAGCCACGCCTCGCCGTCCGGCCGCTGGATGCTCATCGAGGTGAACACCACGACGTCGCGGGTGGTGAGCAGGTCGAGGAGCTCCGCGTCGGGCTCGGGGGTGCGGGGCAGGTGAGCCAGGATGTCGGCACCGGCCCGCACGGCCTCCTTGGCGTCGTCCACGGTGTAGATGTGCGCGGCGGTCTTCAGCCCGTGGGCGTGCGCCTCCTCGATGATCGCCCGGTAGACGTCGGGTCGCAGTCGCGCCTTCGTGCCGTGACGGTCGTCCAGCCAGAACTTCACCGCGTCGGCCTTCTTGGCCGCGAGCGCGCG encodes:
- a CDS encoding SDR family NAD(P)-dependent oxidoreductase; its protein translation is MAQATPAVVAELAAKGADVTAVGGDVADEDDMRAAFDALEAVFGGVDVVVNTAGVTRSRATC
- a CDS encoding nuclear transport factor 2 family protein gives rise to the protein MSDVSLPDPISVFVEATNRGDEEAFVAAFTEDAYLNDWGREFHGRDGVRSWSRTDNIGVQAHFTPRGAEPGPEPGTYVVTLTVTGNGYNGTGPMTFVLRDGLIASLRIS
- a CDS encoding amidohydrolase family protein, translating into MQDNAGGSAPLGQAARGGTPDAVRYEGARLIVGDGRQVVEQGAILVRNGLIEGIGPQDDVASVPGEHTVSLHGRTVIPALINPHGHIGYWKGAGADAAHFSAANVLDHLRRLAYHGVGVFQSLGTDRDDTEIRLRDLQRRGALDEDDLAVLFSAGSGIVAPTPESSNGGPFFAVDAVHEASGPEDARGHVRALAAKKADAVKFWLDDRHGTKARLRPDVYRAIIEEAHAHGLKTAAHIYTVDDAKEAVRAGADILAHLPRTPEPDAELLDLLTTRDVVVFTSMSIQRPDGEAWLDDPALRELVADEAVAELRARIRRNAPQPLFDTVDAYARMEKTLRTFVDAGVRVVFSADTGLLTQVPGFAEHRELEALVAAGLPPLTVIQLATQRSAELLGLGDRGTLEAGKRADFVVLDADPLVDITHSRRIESVYLQGRRVDRARLRARVWSDQ